From one Sus scrofa isolate TJ Tabasco breed Duroc chromosome 9, Sscrofa11.1, whole genome shotgun sequence genomic stretch:
- the LOC100516280 gene encoding olfactory receptor 52D1-like: MISASVPNASFHPSLFILLGIPGMRDQHIWAAIPFCSMYILALVANSAILYIVTRERTLREPMYLFLCLLSITDVFLCSTTLPKMLAIFWLKSHVISYRGCLTQMFFVHAVFATESAVLLAMAFDRYVAICRPLHYTSILNAAVIGKMGLACVIRGSLFVFPFVILIERLPFCGHHIISHTYCEHMGIAKLACASIKPNTIYGLTVALSVTGMDAVLIATSYGLILRAVLRLPSKDAQCRAFSTCGAHVCVILVFYVPAFFSFFTHRFGHQVPPHVHIVLANLYLLLPPVLNPLVYGVNTKQIRLRIIGLFMGRR; this comes from the coding sequence ATGatttctgcctctgtccccaatgcatccttccatccttccctgTTCATTTTACTTGGAATCCCCGGGATGAGGGACCAGCACATCTGGGCTGCCATCCCCTTCTGCTCCATGTACATCCTTGCCCTGGTTGCGAACAGCGCCATCCTCTACATTGTCACGAGGGAGAGAACTCTGCGCGAGCCAATGTACCTCTTCCTGTGCCTGCTCTCCATCACCGACGTCTTCCTCTGTTCAACCACGTTGCCCAAAATGCTAGCAATCTTCTGGCTCAAGTCCCACGTAATTTCCTACCGTGGCTGCCTCACCCAGATGTTTTTTGTGCATGCAGTCTTTGCCACGGAATCAGCTGTTCTGCTGGCCATGGCTTtcgaccgctacgtggccatctgccgTCCCCTGCATTACACATCCATCCTCAATGCCGCAGTGATCGGGAAGATGGGTCTGGCATGTGTGATCCGTGGCTCTCtctttgttttcccctttgtCATCCTCATCGAACGCTTACCCTTCTGTGGACACCACATCATCTCCCACACCTACTGTGAGCACATGGGCATTGCCAAGCTGGCCTGTGCCAGCATCAAGCCCAACACCATTTACGGTCTCACGGTGGCCCTTTCGGTCACTGGCATGGACGCGGTCCTTATCGCCACCTCCTACGGCTTGATCCTGCGGGCGGTGCTGCGCCTGCCCTCGAAGGATGCCCAATGCCGAGCGTTTAGCACTTGCGGGGCCCACGTATGTGTGATCCTTGTATTCTATGtacctgcctttttttcctttttcacccaCCGCTTTGGCCACCAGGTACCTCCTCATGTCCACATCGTACTGGCAAATCTCTATCTCCTCTTACCCCCTGTCCTCAACCCCCTGGTCTACGGCGTTAACACCAAACAGATCCGCCTGAGGATTATTGGCCTTTTTATGGGGAGGAGGTAG
- the LOC100524512 gene encoding putative olfactory receptor 52P1, producing MSGCNASQRHPSVFLLQGIPGMEDRHRWLSVPFSAMYFVTILGNCAIVFTISTERSLHKPMFLLLCMLALTDLGMSTSTVPKVLCLFWSGRSEISYGGCLAQLFFIHSISALQSAVLTAMAFDRYVAICEPLRYATLLSNSRVGLIGLASVGRAVLLILPMPVLLQHMPFHPRRIIPTTYCEHMAVVKMVCVDTTVNRMYGLAVALLVAGGDIAAIASSYVLIVRAVLRLSSKEAHRKAVHTCTAHISVMLLSYTPSLFSFLSHRFGRGIPPHVHTILGSLYFLVPPMLNPIIYAVKTKEFRDKIAKYWCWRKEPIIFARGQKPL from the coding sequence ATGAGCGGTTGCAACGCCTCCCAGCGCCACCCCTCCGTCTTCCTTCTCCAAGGCATCCCTGGGATGGAGGACAGGCACCGCTGGCTCTCCGTCCCCTTCAGTGCCATGTACTTCGTCACCATCCTCGGGAACTGCGCCATCGTCTTCACCATCTCCACCGAGCGCTCCCTGCACAAGCCCATGTTCCTGCTCCTGTGCATGCTGGCCCTCACGGACCTGGGCATGTCCACCAGCACCGTGCCCAAGGTGCTGTGCCTCTTCTGGTCTGGCCGGAGCGAGATCAGCTACGGGGGCTGCCTGGCCCagctcttcttcatccactccatCTCTGCCTTGCAGTCGGCCGTCCTCACGGCCATGGCCtttgaccgctacgtggccatctgtgAGCCCCTGCGCTACGCCACCCTCCTCTCCAACAGTCGCGTTGGGCTCATTGGCCTGGCGAGTGTAGGGAGAGCCGTCCTGCTGATTCTCCCCATGCCCGTGCTCCTCCAGCACATGCCCTTCCACCCCAGACGCATCATCCCCACCACCTACTGCGAGCACATGGCAGTGGTGAAGATGGTGTGTGTGGACACCACGGTCAACAGGATGTACGGCCTGGCGGTGGCCCTGCTGGTTGCTGGGGGGGACATCGCAGCCATTGCCTCGTCCTATGTGCTGATCGTCCGGGCTGTCCTGAGGCTCTCTTCCAAGGAAGCCCACCGAAAAGCGGTCCACACCTGCACCGCACACATCTCTGTCATGCTGCTCTCTTACACCCCttcactgttttcatttctcagtcACCGCTTTGGCAGAGGAATTCCACCTCACGTGCACACCATCCTTGGCAGCCTGTATTTCCTTGTGCCTCCAATGCTCAATCCTATCATTTACGCCGTGAAAACCAAGGAGTTTCGGGACAAAATAGCCAAATACTGGTGTTGGAGGAAGGAGCCCATAATCTTTGCCCGTGGTCAGAAACCTCTCTGA
- the LOC100524159 gene encoding putative olfactory receptor 52P1: protein MSHWQGSKLSLTTSNSFYDALFNRSSFTTFTLMGIPGLESQHLWLSFPFSFMFLATLIGNGAILFLVATEPTLHTPMHLLLALLMAADLTSTLALVPKLLFLFWFNDRDIAANACFTQMFFIHGASVVRSALLVAMAFDRFVAVCEPLRYNSVMSHFLVGRLGLVALAKGVILILPMPLLLQRLTFCRMAIPHTYCDHMAVVKLACDDTRPNRIYGLFVLLLVVGLDLLLIGFSYGLILQAVIRLNSRDATCKALNTCSAHLFVILVTYGPALFSSLTHRIGHNIPPHAHILLANLYLLLPSVFNPIIYGIKMKEIQTKVAKCLCRGPP, encoded by the coding sequence ATGTCTCACTGGCAGGGATCCAAACTGTCTTTAACAACCAGCAACAGTTTCTACGATGCCCTCTTCAACCGCTCCAGCTTTACAACCTTCACTCTGATGGGCATACCTGGCTTAGAGTCACAGCACTTGTGgctatcttttcctttctccttcatgttTTTGGCCACCCTCATTGGAAACGGTGCCATCCTCTTCCTGGTGGCCACAGAGCCCACACTTCACACACCCATGCACCTGCTCCTAGCTCTGCTGATGGCGGCTGACCTCACATCCACTCTGGCTCTGGTGCCtaaactcctctttctcttctggttCAATGATCGGGATATAGCGGCCAATGCCTGTTTCACTCAGATGTTTTTCATCCATGGAGCATCTGTGGTACGATCAGCCCTACTTGTTGCAATGGCCTTTGACCGGTTCGTGGCTGTGTGTGAGCCATTACGCTACAACAGCGTCATGAGCCATTTCTTAGTTGGACGCCTAGGACTTGTAGCTCTAGCCAAGGGTGTGATTCTCATCCTACCAATGCCTCTGCTGCTTCAAAGGTTGACCTTCTGCCGTATGGCCATTCCTCATACCTACTGTGACCACATGGCTGTGGTGAAACTGGCTTGTGATGACACCAGACCTAACCGTATCTATGGTCTCTTTGTGCTTCTGCTTGTGGTGGGACTTGATTTACTGCTGATTGGCTTCTCCTATGGTCTCATCCTGCAGGCCGTGATACGCCTCAATTCTCGAGATGCCACCTGCAAAGCCCTTAACACCTGCTCAGCCCACCTTTTTGTCATCCTTGTCACTTATGGCCCtgccctcttttcctccctcaccCACCGCATTGGTCACAATATCCCACCTCATGCCCACATTCTCCTTGCCAATCTCTACCTTCTCCTGCCTTCAGTGTTCAACCCCATCATCTATGgcataaagatgaaagaaatacaAACCAAGGTGGCCAAATGCCTGTGCAGAGGACCTCCATAG
- the LOC100622524 gene encoding LOW QUALITY PROTEIN: olfactory receptor 52D1-like (The sequence of the model RefSeq protein was modified relative to this genomic sequence to represent the inferred CDS: inserted 2 bases in 2 codons): MERAESRSGPMGKGSLPVESWDWQRLNSPKIPKVNQSFLLGAQDNLQGASRGASMSGCNASQRHPSVFLLQGIPGMEDRHRWLSXPFSAMYFVTILGNCAIVFTISTERSLHKPMFLLLCMLALTDLGMSTSTVPKVLCLFWSGRSEISYGGCLAQLFFIHSISALQSAVLMAMAFDRYVAICEPLRYATLLSNSRVGLIGLASVGRAVLLILPMPVLLQHMPFHPRRVIPTTYCEHMXVVKMVCVDTTVNRMYGLAVALLVAGGDIAAIASSYVLIVRAVLRLSSKEAHRKAVHTCTAHISVMLLYYTSPLFSFFSHRFGHCIPPHVHSILGNLYFLVPPMLNPIIYAVKTKEFRDKLTKYGCWGKEPLNITHGKTPV, encoded by the exons ATGGAGAGAGCAGAGTCCAGGAGCGGCCCCATGGGCAAAGGGTCCCTCCCTGTGGAGTCGTGG GACTGGCAAAGGCTGAACAGCCCCAAGATCCCTAAGGTCAACCAGTCTTTTCTCCTGGGAGCCCAGGACAACCTCCAGG GGGCTTCCCGGGGGGCCAGCATGAGCGGTTGCAACGCCTCCCAGCGCCACCCCTCCGTCTTCCTTCTCCAAGGCATCCCTGGGATGGAGGACAGGCACCGCTGGCTCT GTCCCTTCAGTGCCATGTACTTCGTCACCATCCTCGGGAACTGCGCCATCGTCTTCACCATCTCCACCGAGCGCTCCCTGCACAAGCCCATGTTCCTGCTCCTGTGCATGCTGGCCCTCACGGACCTGGGCATGTCCACCAGCACCGTGCCCAAGGTGCTGTGCCTCTTCTGGTCTGGCCGGAGCGAGATCAGCTACGGGGGCTGCCTGGCCCagctcttcttcatccactccatCTCTGCCTTGCAGTCGGCCGTCCTCATGGCCATGGCCtttgaccgctacgtggccatctgtgAGCCCCTGCGCTACGCCACCCTCCTCTCCAACAGTCGCGTTGGGCTCATTGGCCTGGCGAGTGTAGGGAGAGCCGTCCTGCTGATTCTCCCCATGCCCGTGCTCCTCCAGCACATGCCCTTCCACCCCAGACGCGTCATCCCCACCACCTACTGCGAGCACA GCGTGGTGAAGATGGTGTGTGTGGACACCACGGTCAACAGGATGTACGGCCTGGCGGTGGCCCTGCTGGTTGCTGGGGGGGACATCGCAGCCATTGCCTCGTCCTATGTGCTGATCGTCCGGGCTGTCCTGAGGCTCTCTTCCAAGGAAGCCCACCGAAAAGCGGTCCACACCTGCACCGCACACATCTCTGTCATGCTGCTCTACTACACTtctccacttttctcttttttctctcaccGCTTTGGTCATTGCATCCCACCTCATGTGCACAGCATTCTTGGCAACCTGTATTTCCTTGTGCCTCCAATGCTCAATCCTATCATTTATGCCGTGAAAACCAAGGAGTTTCGGGACAAATTGACAAAATACGGCTGTTGGGGAAAGGAACCCTTAAACATTACCCATGGAAAGACACCTGTGTGA